The following proteins are encoded in a genomic region of Salminus brasiliensis chromosome 25, fSalBra1.hap2, whole genome shotgun sequence:
- the tssc4 gene encoding U5 small nuclear ribonucleoprotein TSSC4 isoform X2, which yields MAVPILDGSSQKIAVFSEQEISQNLLSNRDVIDVPDDLSLSDSDPEESSEPFSRKIEELSSSSEEEDHTQHGQAVPEGKPAFKLTGGSSGFSFRSRSIFDQLDSAIKLTSNQLADDNVLDGTFARPAPPSPPRPVPMMCGGASERTKKASSAKRVPDYLAHPERWTRYSLDDVPETSDKKNSQVAHEFIRGLQDRRRSQEAIEEDFTPAFNQDHSSSSEHKIVFTKPSQASRDEGQTTHKIGQGKKNEVGLFHLDAGQEDEDGGKMVSLHNVSMPEVMKRKRLLEEGDGEEGKASNVAFSCGKKVNRKNFRKAPEEEDED from the exons ATGGCTGTGCCAATCCTCGATGGCTCTTCCCAGAAGATAGCGGTCTTCTCTGAACAGGAAATCTCGCAGAATCT TCTGTCCAACAGAGATGTCATTGATGTGCCTGATGACCTCTCTTTGAGTGACTCAGACCCTGAAGAGTCTTCAGAGCCCTTCAGCAGAAAGATCGAAGAACTATCTTCTTCCTCTGAAGAAGAAGACCATACTCAACATGGGCAGGCTGTTCCTGAAGGAAAGCCTGCTTTCAAGTTGACTGGTGGGAGTTCTGGTTTCTCTTTCCGCAGTAGGAGCATCTTTGATCAGCTGGATAGCGCCATAAAGCTCACTTCAAATCAGCTAGCTGATGACAACGTCCTTGATGGCACGTTCGCTAGGCCTGCTCCGCCATCGCCTCCACGGCCTGTTCCAATGATGTGTGGAGGGGCCTCAGAGAGGACCAAGAAAGCTTCCTCAGCTAAGAGAGTACCAGACTATCTGGCTCATCCTGAGCGCTGGACCCGCTACAGCCTGGACGATGTTCCTGAGACCAGTGACAAAAAGAATAGCCAGGTTGCCCATGAGTTCATACGAGGGCTCCAGGATCGTAGGAggtcccaagaggctattgaaGAGGATTTTACCCCAGCCTTCAACCAGGACCACAGCAGTAGTTCTGAGCATAAGATTGTCTTCACTAAGCCCAGTCAAGCCTCTAGAGATGAAGGCCAAACTACACACAAGATAGGACAAGGTAAGAAGAACGAGGTCGGTCTCTTCCATCTGGATGCTGGCCAGGAGGACGAGGATGGGGGGAAAATGGTCTCTCTTCATAATGTCTCTATGCCAGAGGTGATGAAAAGGAAGAGATTGCTAGAAGAAGGTGACGGAGAAGAAGGAAAGGCAAGTAATGTCGCTTTCAGCTGTGGGAAGAAGGTGAACCGCAAGAACTTCCGCAAGGCAcctgaggaggaggatgaggactgA
- the tssc4 gene encoding U5 small nuclear ribonucleoprotein TSSC4 isoform X1 produces MSKSKGKDDTSNSLSNRDVIDVPDDLSLSDSDPEESSEPFSRKIEELSSSSEEEDHTQHGQAVPEGKPAFKLTGGSSGFSFRSRSIFDQLDSAIKLTSNQLADDNVLDGTFARPAPPSPPRPVPMMCGGASERTKKASSAKRVPDYLAHPERWTRYSLDDVPETSDKKNSQVAHEFIRGLQDRRRSQEAIEEDFTPAFNQDHSSSSEHKIVFTKPSQASRDEGQTTHKIGQGKKNEVGLFHLDAGQEDEDGGKMVSLHNVSMPEVMKRKRLLEEGDGEEGKASNVAFSCGKKVNRKNFRKAPEEEDED; encoded by the coding sequence ATGAGTAAGTCAAAGGGCAAGGATGATACTTCCAACAGTCTGTCCAACAGAGATGTCATTGATGTGCCTGATGACCTCTCTTTGAGTGACTCAGACCCTGAAGAGTCTTCAGAGCCCTTCAGCAGAAAGATCGAAGAACTATCTTCTTCCTCTGAAGAAGAAGACCATACTCAACATGGGCAGGCTGTTCCTGAAGGAAAGCCTGCTTTCAAGTTGACTGGTGGGAGTTCTGGTTTCTCTTTCCGCAGTAGGAGCATCTTTGATCAGCTGGATAGCGCCATAAAGCTCACTTCAAATCAGCTAGCTGATGACAACGTCCTTGATGGCACGTTCGCTAGGCCTGCTCCGCCATCGCCTCCACGGCCTGTTCCAATGATGTGTGGAGGGGCCTCAGAGAGGACCAAGAAAGCTTCCTCAGCTAAGAGAGTACCAGACTATCTGGCTCATCCTGAGCGCTGGACCCGCTACAGCCTGGACGATGTTCCTGAGACCAGTGACAAAAAGAATAGCCAGGTTGCCCATGAGTTCATACGAGGGCTCCAGGATCGTAGGAggtcccaagaggctattgaaGAGGATTTTACCCCAGCCTTCAACCAGGACCACAGCAGTAGTTCTGAGCATAAGATTGTCTTCACTAAGCCCAGTCAAGCCTCTAGAGATGAAGGCCAAACTACACACAAGATAGGACAAGGTAAGAAGAACGAGGTCGGTCTCTTCCATCTGGATGCTGGCCAGGAGGACGAGGATGGGGGGAAAATGGTCTCTCTTCATAATGTCTCTATGCCAGAGGTGATGAAAAGGAAGAGATTGCTAGAAGAAGGTGACGGAGAAGAAGGAAAGGCAAGTAATGTCGCTTTCAGCTGTGGGAAGAAGGTGAACCGCAAGAACTTCCGCAAGGCAcctgaggaggaggatgaggactgA